The sequence AACTCCTCATTTGCAAGTTTAGATGCTGAGTAAACAGACGCTCCAGCTTCATTTGTTATAACATATTTTGCTCTTTGATTATTTTCTTTTATAACATTTGCAACAAAACTTTCTGTTTCTCTTGAAGCAGTTCCATTTCCTATTGAAACTATATCTATATCATATTTTGATAGATAATTTAAAAGTTTTTCACGAGAGATTGCAAGTTGTTTAGGACTATCCATTCCCTCTACTAAATGGAATACATCATTTGCCACATAAAATCCATTTTTATCAACAACAGCCACTTTACAACCTGTTCTATATCCTGGGTCAAGTCCTAAGATATTTTTTTCTTTTAATGGTGGCTGAAGAAGTAAATTTTTTAAATTTTCTTTAAAAATATTTATAGCTTCTGCTTCACTTTTTTCAGTTAAAATATTTCTTACTTCTCTTTCAATTGATGGAAGTATAAGTCTGTCTAATGAATCTACAATAATAGATAGAAGGAATTCCTTTATTTCCATATTTTTAAATTCTTTTTTTAATATATTTGTTTCTATTCTAGCTCTTACTACATCATCTACTTTTAGAGAAACACTTAAAACGTCCTCTTTTTCTCCTCTGTTTAGTGCTAAAACTCTATGAGAAAGAATTGTTTTTACAGATTCGCTATATTCATAGTAATCTCCATAAACCTTCTTTTCATCAAGCTCACTAGCTTTTTTAGTATTTTTAGAGTAGATAATTCCATCTTTTAATAAAGTATTTCTTATTTCTTCTCTATAATTTGCATTTTCGGAGATTCCTTGAGCAAGTATAAGTTTTGCTCCCTCAATAGCTTCCTCTTTAGTTGGAACTTCCTCAGTTATATATTTTAAAGCTTCTTTTTCAAGACTAGCTAAATCTTTTGCTAAATATACAAATTGAGCTAATGGCTCTAAACCTTTTTCAATAGCAATATCAGCTTTTGTCTTTCTTCTTTTTTTGTAAGGAAGATATAGATCTTCTACTTCTTGAAGTTTTGTAGAATTTAATATGCTATTTTTTAACTCGTCTGTAAGTTTCCCTTGTTCATCTATTAGAGCAATTACCTCTTCTTTTCTTTTTTCAAGATTTCTAAGATAAGTTACAGCTTTTAAAATATCTCCTATTTGATTTTCATCAAGGTTTCCTGTAACCTCTTTTCTATATCTTGATATAAAAGGAACTGTTGCTCCCTCATCTAAAAGTTTTACTGTATTTTCTATTTGAGGAACTTTTATATTAAGCTCTTTACTAATAATTTCAAAAATATTTTCCATTTTTTCCTCCAAATTTATTCGTCATAAACTTTATAATTATACCATATTTTTTGCCAAATTACTATCTAATGATTTAAGAATATTTTGCACTAAAACCACACTAAAAATGTAAGATTAATAAAAAAACCACTCTGTTACGAGTGGCTAACTTTTACAAAAAATAAAATGGAGCGGGAAACGAGGTTCGAACTCGCGACATTCAGCTTGGAAGGCTGACGCTCTACCAACTGAGCTATTCCCGCAACACAATAATTCTACCAAATGTTATAAAAAATGTCAACAGATTTTTTTCTAATTTTATAAAAAATTAAGTTTTTCTTTTAAAATCAACAGTTTTTATTTTTTTATCTTGTAAACTTTTTTTAAATATTATATAATATTTTTGGAGATGAGGCTCTCCCTACACTTTGGTGTAAAACGCTTATAATTAAGATGATAGCTTCTACAGATGTTTTTTTGCATTTGTGGAAGTTTTTTATTTTTTAGGAGGATTTATGCTTTTTAGTTTTGCTTTTTTTATTTTAATAGCAATTGGACTTTCAAAACTTTTTGAAAAATTAAGACTTCCGGGGTTACTTGGAATGATTTTAACAGGAATTATCTTAGGAGAATATTCTAAAAATTATATTGTTAATATTTTAAAACTAGATTTCTTAGAACCATTTTTTATTTCTGATAAAATTCTTTCAATTTCGTCAGACTTAAGACTTTGTGCTTTAATAGTTATTCTTATAAGAGCTGGACTTGGTATAGATAGAGTTTCTTTAAAAAAGATTGGAAATGTGGCTCTTAAAATGGCTTGTATCCCTTGCCTTTTTGAAGGATTTACTATTATGATAATCACTCATCTTCTTTTGGGATTCCCTCTTCCAATCTGTGGAACTTTAGGATTTATTATTGCAGCTGTTTCTCCTGCTGTAGTAGTTCCAGAAATGCTAAGTCTAAAAGAAAAAAACTTGGGAAAAGAAAAAGAGATTCCTACTCTTATACTAGCAGGAGCATCTATTGATGATATTTTTGCAATCACTCTATTTTCATCATTTTTATCTCTTTCACTTGGAAAAAATGTAAATATTTACAAAGAATTTTTAAAAATTCCTCTAAGTATTGTTATAGGAATTGTTTTAGGTGGAGTTATTGGAATTATCTTAGTTAAATTTTTCAAAAAATATCATATCCGTGATACAAGAAAAGCGATTATTTTTCTTATGGTTGGAATTACTTTTCATCAACTTGAAAGTTTAAATATATTTCCTATTGCTAGTCTTTTAGGAATTATGACAATGGGATTTATTATATTAGAAAAATATCCTATCCTTGCAAAAAGACTTTCTACAAAATTTAATAAAATTTGGGTATTTTCAGAGATTATACTTTTTGTTTTAATTGGAGCTGCTGTTAATATTAAAGTTATATTCAGTTCTAGTTCGGTTGGAGTAATTATTGTTCTTATTGGACTTGTTGGAAGAATGTTAGGAGTAGGAGTTTCTCTTTTTGGTTC is a genomic window of Fusobacterium perfoetens containing:
- a CDS encoding Tex family protein; the protein is MENIFEIISKELNIKVPQIENTVKLLDEGATVPFISRYRKEVTGNLDENQIGDILKAVTYLRNLEKRKEEVIALIDEQGKLTDELKNSILNSTKLQEVEDLYLPYKKRRKTKADIAIEKGLEPLAQFVYLAKDLASLEKEALKYITEEVPTKEEAIEGAKLILAQGISENANYREEIRNTLLKDGIIYSKNTKKASELDEKKVYGDYYEYSESVKTILSHRVLALNRGEKEDVLSVSLKVDDVVRARIETNILKKEFKNMEIKEFLLSIIVDSLDRLILPSIEREVRNILTEKSEAEAINIFKENLKNLLLQPPLKEKNILGLDPGYRTGCKVAVVDKNGFYVANDVFHLVEGMDSPKQLAISREKLLNYLSKYDIDIVSIGNGTASRETESFVANVIKENNQRAKYVITNEAGASVYSASKLANEEFPDLDVTVRGAISIARRIQDPLGELVKIDPKSIGVGMYQHDVDQKKLAESLAEVIASVVNSVGINVNTASWALLEYVSGVKKNIAKNIVEYRKENGNFKNRKALLKVKGLGNKAYEQMAGFLIIEDGENVLDNTIIHPESYKIAEEILNINGISLKDYKENLADSREKLKSFNYEKFATENEYGKETVKDIYEALIRDRRDPRDELERPLLKSDILKIENLQVGMELEGTVRNVVKFGAFIDIGLKNDALLHISEISDKFVKDPSEVLSVGQIVKVKVKEIDMDRQRVGLTRKSR
- a CDS encoding cation:proton antiporter, yielding MLFSFAFFILIAIGLSKLFEKLRLPGLLGMILTGIILGEYSKNYIVNILKLDFLEPFFISDKILSISSDLRLCALIVILIRAGLGIDRVSLKKIGNVALKMACIPCLFEGFTIMIITHLLLGFPLPICGTLGFIIAAVSPAVVVPEMLSLKEKNLGKEKEIPTLILAGASIDDIFAITLFSSFLSLSLGKNVNIYKEFLKIPLSIVIGIVLGGVIGIILVKFFKKYHIRDTRKAIIFLMVGITFHQLESLNIFPIASLLGIMTMGFIILEKYPILAKRLSTKFNKIWVFSEIILFVLIGAAVNIKVIFSSSSVGVIIVLIGLVGRMLGVGVSLFGSNLNKKERLFCGLSYIPKATVQAAISGIPLAMGVPHGEILLAIGVLSIVLSVPVGVIGIRIGQNKLLK